The genomic segment TCCATTCTGCCAGTAAAAAACCATCATAAACAGGCATTTCTGAATCAATAATATTTAAGATAAAAGGTTTTTTTTCTTTTTCAGCAGCAGCAAAAGCTTCCCTGGCTTCAATCATGCCTGGTACTGTGTGAGCTTCCATTTTCCAGCTTTCAAGCATTTCCTGTATTATATGGCGGTTAGATTCATTATCATCAACTACCAGAGTTTTTATTTTGGATACATCAATATCTGAAAGAAGTTCATAAGCATAATCCCCGTCAGATATAACCGTAAACCAGGCAGTAAAATTAAAAACACTTCCCCGGCCTGGTTCACTTTCAAGCTGGATATTGCCCTGCATAAGATTAACCAGTTGAGCTGAAATGGTCAGTCCCAGGCCTGTACCCCCGAATTTACGGGAAATACTGCTGTCAGCCTGCTCAAAAGCACTGAATATATTATCCTGTTTTTCTTTGGGAATCCCTATTCCTGTGTCATGAACTGAAAAATGCAGACAAGCCCTGGAATCATTCTTTTCCTTACATCTGACTGTAACAATTATCTCGCCTTTGTCGGTAAATTTTACAGCATTGCCCACAAGATTAAGGATAACCTGTCTCAAACGGGAAGGATCTCCTGTTAACTGGTCAGGTACATCAGGCAGAACCCGATACGCAAGCTCAATGCCTTTATCATGTGATTTAGCAGCCATGATTCTCAGGGAATCACCCAGAAAATCTCTTAAATTAAATAAAGAATACTCAAGTTCAAGTTTTCCAGCTTCAATCTTGGAAAAATCCAGGATGTCATTTATAACTGAAAGAAGGGCATAAGCAGCAGAAATTACAACATCCAGATCCTCTCTCTGCTCACTGGTAAGTTGTGTTTCCAGTATAAGCTCTATCAGACCAATAATAGAATTTAGAGGGGTCCTGATTTCATGACTCATATTAGCCAGAAATTCACTTTTAGCCTTATTAGCTACCTCGGCAGCCAGCTTTGCCTGTTCTAGTTCCTGTTCTTTTTTATGCTGGGTTACGTCCCTGAGAAGACCCCTGAACCCAATAGTTCTGCCTTCCTGGTTTTTAATTAATGATACAGATGATTCAAAAATAATCCTGGTGCCGTCTTTTTTAGTAAAAGTCCATTCAAAAACATTTGATGCCCTGCCTGGCCGGTAAAATTTTTTAAATGCTTCAAAGTTCATGCCAGCCATTTGCTCCCTTGAATACCCCATTATCCTGCACATGGAATCATTGAAAAATGTAAAATTACCGTCCAGGTCAATTTCATAGTAACCATCGTCAATGGCTTCAATAATGCTTTTATATTTATTTTCACTTTCCCTTAATGCATCTTCTGCCTGTTTGCGCTGGTCAATAATAAATTGTGCATGGGAACCAAAAATAAGAAACAAGCATACAACAATCAGCCTTATCCATATCTGTTCAGGTCCAGGATTGAAAATTACCTGTGAAAAAGAAACATTTTTTAATAAAAAAAAATCCAGTACAGATGCCAGTATCCATGAAAGCACTGCTAAAACCAATCCTGTAAGTATCATTTTATTTTTATTAACAGCATGATAACGATTTACAAATTTGTTTGTTTCCATGAATTCATCCCTGATAAGATAATTTGCATAAAAGATAAATTATTTATTATACTATCTCAGATTGTTTTTTCAATATATTATTATTTTTATAACCAAATTGCCGCAGGTTCCCTGGAAAATAAAAAAACTTTGCACTAAACCTGTTTCTATATTATATAATTTTTGGAAATTTATTTTGGAAACCTATATTTAATCAGGGGAGAATACCTTTATGCCCTTAAATGATAATTTTGCAGATTCCATATCCCAGGAAGTGCTTACAGAAATGGCTGGTAATTTTTTTGGCTCCCGTAAGCAGCTTGAAAACAGTATTAATATATTTTATGAGTATGTTAAAGCTCTTAAGGAAAAAGAGCAGGATATTAATACCAGGGTCAGCATCCTGAATTTTATATTAACAGGTACTGAAATATTAAAAGATTTTTTTAAGGCTGTTAAGATCAATCCTGACAATTTCATGATACTGGAAAAATTTCCAGAATATACCCCTCCTGTGCATATACCTTTTGCTTTAACCCAAAAAGGGGTATTTATTAAATTAGTAATACAGGCATATTCTGACCTGGAAAAAGCATGTAATTCTTATATGAACGGTAAAAATCCCGATTATCTTCAACAAGAAAAAAACCTGGAAAAGATCAATTCATATTACACATTAATAAATGAAATGTGTATTTTAATAAATCAGGATATACATAAGCATAATCAAGATGTTTCTCCTGCAATGGTACTCCAGCGATTTAAAAGATTTGATCCTGTTGTTGTACAAAAACAAAGGATTACAGGCGGAAGTACCTTTAATGGAGAAAATTCCAGCTTGAGCAGTGAGCTTGCTTTTCAGCCTATAGATATTGAAAAACTTAATTTAAAAACATTTCCCCTGCTCCGTCCTGTTAATGATGCTGAAGAGACAATTAATAATTTTTGTAAAAAAATATATAATGTAAGAGAAGAAAAGATAAGGGCTGCGATTTCTGAATTAAGAAAGAAATATGAGGCATTTTCAAAAAAATAAATTATTCCAGAAGTACCATCTTTAATTCTTTTATAATCTCAGGAAAATAATTCAGGGTTTTAGGCAGGGAATCCATATCAATCATCTGGGCCTGTTTTTTAAGACGTTTTCCCCATAAAAGCAGGGGATGATAATTATACTCTTTTCCCATTGCCTGCATGATGGTGCCAAATTCCTCAATATTATCAAGAAACATTACAGATGATATTTCCTGCCATTTTTTTATATACTGTTCATCTAAAATCTTATGAAGATTTTTTAATTTTACAATGGTATTGGTTTCAGAAAAGCTTTTTTGGCCTGGATTTGCAGAATAAACCATTTCTTTGTTTAAAGACAAATCAGATATAACAGAGTGGTTGAGCTTTTTTGCCAGTGCTTCAACAAGATGAGACTTGCGTACAGGTTTTATCAGATAAGCTTCACACATCTTTTCAATATCATTTAACTCATTTTTGATATGTGAAGCAGTAACTGCAATAATAGGAATATGATTTAAGTTTATATCTGATTTAAGAATCTTTATTGCTTCATATCCATCCATTACCGGCATCCTTATATCCATTAAAATAAGATCAGGATGATGTTTTTTTGCCAGCCTTACAGCCTGCTGGCCGTTTTCAGCTTCAAATATTTGGAAATTATATGTTTCCAGAAAACCTTTAATCAATTCTCTGTTTATTTTCACATCCTCGGCAATTAATATTGAAGCTTTTTCAAATTTAATATTTTCCGGCAAAATAGATAATTTTTCTTCTTGAATATCTGCAATAGATGCTTTTTCGATATTTTTAAGAACTATATAAAACAATGAACCTGTACCAACTGTGCTTTGAACATATATTTCCCCTCCCATCATCTCTACAAGACGCTTGGTAATTGCCAGACCCAGGCCGGTGCCTCCATATTGGGAATTACTTTGACCTTTCTGCTGAACAAAGGCATTAAATATTGATTCCTTTTGTTCTTCAGGTATGCCGATACCTGTGTCCCTGATAGAAATCATCAGATCAGGAGTTTCCTTGTTGTTTAAAGGGTTGTATGTATCTATAGACAATTTTATATACCCTGATTCTGTAAACTTGACAGCATTGCCAATAAGATTAACAAGTATCTGGCGTAAACGTATTTCATCAATAATCAATACACTGGGCACATCATTGCCAATGACAATATCAAAAGCCAGGCCTTTTTCTTTAATCTTTTGTTGAAACATTAGTTTTATATCATCAATAATCCGGTTTAATCTTACTGCTGAATGTTCAAGTTCAAAACGGTCTGCATCTATTTTGCTTAAATCAAGAATGTCGTTGATCAGTGAAAGAAGAGATCTGCCTCCAGCAGAGATTGCTGACAAATATTGTTTGTTTTTTGTATCTGTAATTCTTCCTTCAAGTACTTCTGTAAAACCAAGAATGGAGTTTAACGGTGTTCGGATTTCATGACTCATATGAGCTAAAAATGCACTTTTTGCATTATTGGCAGCTTCAGCAACTTCTTGTTTTTTTTCTGCCATTTCTTTGTTTTTCCGTTCTTCCATACTGATTTTTTTATCTTTCATATGATTGGATATGGTGAGAACAAAATATCCTGCAAAACCTGCTGTCAGGTTATATGTCATAGATATTACTAAGCCTTTATAGGCATAAACAAATGTACAGAGAAATATAAATCCAGAAAATACAAAAAAGGCTGAAATAAGTTGAAATTTTGGGGTATTCATACGTGAAGTACATAAAATAAGGGATAAAAATAATAAAAAACCAAGTATTATTTCAATAAACACGGGAGCAGGTCTGAGGGGGCCGCCTTTTAAAAGAGTGTTTACACTCTCTGCAATTATTTCAGGCCCATAGATCATTCCCACAGGTGTATCAAACCAGTCTCTGGACGTTGCAGAGGTTTCTCCAATAATTACTATCTTGTCTTTTATCCAGTCTTCAAGCTCTTTTCGTTCACCTGGTCTTGATTGTGCGATGTCTATAAATTCAAAAGCTGAAATACCTGCAAACTGGTGTATAAATTTATAGCATCTTGGTATTGTTGAAAAATCTATATATATATCATTATTATGGTCAACAGGGATAAATATATCTCCAAGTATTAGATTCTTGTTTTTAAATTCAGGTTTAACCCCCAGATAAACTGAGGCAATCTGGACAGCAATAGGCCATCCATTATCTAATTTACTGATTTCAGGATAAATTTTAAGGCGGTCAAGAAAGGTTGCCATAGAACTTTGGGATATGAGATTTACATAACCGCTTAAACATACATCATTTAAAACAGGGGCAGGATAAATTATTTTAACAAATTTGTTATTATGATCAAATAATGCCTGGGATGCCAGTATTGAATTATTTTTATTCATTACCTTTGCAAGTAAATAATCTTCTCCATAAGCATCAGGAAGATCCAGTAAAAGATCAACACAGACTATCTTTGCACCAAGCTCACCCAGATTTTTAATTATTTTTGCAAGATCACCCCGCCTTAAAGGTGATTTTCCATATTCATTAAAAAAAACCTCATCAATGGTTACTAAAACAATTTTATCATATGGAAATGACATTTTTTTGCCATTATATATATTTGATCTTATTCCATGACGAAAAAAAATTGTCTGATTTTCTATCAAAGAAAAAATTTCAAAATATTCAGCAGGCAGGGCAGTTAAAAACAGAAATATGACAATGATTATATCATATTTTTTTGAAATAGTTTTGTTCATAACAAAAAAATTTTCTTACCAAACCTAGAGACAAGGCATGCCTTGTCTCTATAATGGCAGCCGTGTATATTAAAAATAGAGTAAAATTTATGCACAGGCACTTAAATTACCTGCCTATAATACGATTATGGTGATAAAGCATGGTTTCACTGTGCTTCATTTTATTTAATTTCAAATCATTATATACTTTTATAAGAAAAGGTCTTACTTCATTTATATCAGGATTTTCAGCCAGAAATTTTTGAAATTCATACATTGCAGCAACTTTAAGACCATGCTCATCCATTATATTACCCATAAGAAATCCATTGTCATGGGCAATTTCGTGAATACGGGAAACCTTTTTCTGGAACAGGGTATTTTCAGATTCTGAAAGCCATCTAATAGTTCCTTTTGCCTGGGGTACATATAAAAGCTCTCCTTGATAAAGGATATTAATAGTATAATTAAATTTTCCAGGAATCATGTCTGTTAATTTAAAGCAGACTATATATCCGTTATTTTCAGGTACCTTGTATTTTTTCCCATTAACAATTAATTCATATGAATAACCTGGACCCAGGTTTTCCCAGACTATTTCAGGATATGCTTTGGAAAGAGTTATTTCCGGTGCAATCTGGAGGTAATTATTTTGTGTATCCCGGCCTTTGCGTCTTACCATTGTATATTTTTGAACCTTTGCAAATTTTCTTTTAAGGAAACTGATAATATCGCCTGCAGCTTCAGGTTCAGGAAGGCTGCCCTGTAAAACATTTATTCCCTGTTTTGAAACAGCAATTTCGGTATTGGAGTTTATGGATTGAAGAACATCTGTTTCCCGGTTAATTAATTTGCAGCTGCCTGAGTCATCGGTTTTTATCCTGTCTCCGTCATATAAAAACTTATTGCGGCTTATGAGATTCCACGATTCTCCATCTTTTGTATATCTGACATCTCCTTGTACCTGGATTAAAAGTACCAGTGGTTCACTGTTAGCTGCTGAGGCAGATAAGCAGAAAATAAAAAAGAAAAAGAAAACAAATATCTTTATATTCATATTATTCTCCTTTGGTTATTTTATTTTATATAAAATCTTAAAGCCAGTTCCCTATTAGAAGAAAAGATGCCCAGTATGAAGGATGCTTATACTGTAAATGGCTTATTATTTTTTTTTGTGCATTTTGCAATGCTTTTGCTTTTGATGTACCAGGAACAGCAAGCTGCCGGTAAAATTCATCAACAACAAGAAAGGCAGCCTTGTCACCAGTTTCCCACAATGTTGCCAGGGTGGATTTTGCCCCTGCTTTTAAAGCAGCACCTGCAAGGCCGAAAGCAGCGCGCTCACTGCCTGATGCTGTTTCACATGCGCTTAATGTGAGCAGATCCAGCGGAACACCTTTATATTGCCCTGATCTGACAAACATATCAAGTTTATTTATAGTAAGTTTATCATCATAAGACAATAAAAAGGTTTCCTGAGGATTTGTCCCAAAAACAGCATGGGTTGCAAGATGAACAATATTATAAGATTTATTTTGAAATTCAGATATTAAATTCCGGGTAGTAAATTCTTTATTAAGAAGGACTTTGCCTCCTATAATTTTTTGAATATTTTCCACTTCATTTTTAACATGTTCAAGAGGAGCAAATCCATGCCTGGCTTCTGAAAGACCATTAATCAATACCTGGTATTTTACCTTTTCTGCCTGGCTTAGATTTGTCAGGTTCATGGCAGGAACAATCCCTAAGGCATATTTTTCAACAAGAAAGTGCTTTCCATCATACAGGGTTGAAAACGGAATTAAGCGTAAAACACCGTCAGGAGCAAAGATTATTGTATTTACAGAATAAGAAGCCAGTTCTTTTTCCAAAGGCTGGATAAGCCATTTGTAAAGCTGGGCCGCATTGTCTAAAAAATCCTGCTCATTTTCCATCTGCTCTCTAAATCTTCTTACTGTACTGTCAAAATGATCAGATGCTGTCTCTACCCTGAATCTTTTTATGCAGTCTGAAAATGTTACAAGAAGTGATAAATGGTCTGAAAACAGGATCGGATAAACCAGGGCAGTTTCAGGAGGCATATAACCTTCAAACCAGTTTTTATTAAATTCATGGTCTGAGAGGCATTCATCCTGGTAAAAGTCCTGCAGTTCTGCTGTTTTAAGCATATCAAGAATATCCCTTGCAGCAGCAAGACCTGAATCCTCCTGCATAAGCAGTCCAGATAATTCAATATAAACAGGTCTTATCATGTTTTCAAACAGGCTGCCGGTTCCCGCGCGGGATCCATTAAAATATTCCAGCTTTATGGGATTTAATGTATTGACTGCATTTTTATAGGATTTAACAGCCTGATCAATACTGCCTGCCGCTGCAAACAGCCTTCCAAGCTGCCACTGCCACTGGTACAATATTTCAGGGGCATATACCTGGTGTGCTGAAAATATGGCTTTTCTTGTCATATCAACTGCCTGCTGATATTTTTGATTTTTCTCAAACCACTGGCCAAGCAGACCCCTGGCATAAGATATAATCCTGTGAGCCTGGATATTTTCACCTGTATTGACAGCATCCAAAAGATTGTTTTCAATAGAGCCTGCAAAATCATGAGCTATATGATTTTTATCTAAATGGTAATTTATCTGTATTCCCAGTCTTGACAGTGAAATCATATCAGATGCTTTATGCCAGTTTTCCGGTGTTTTCCTGATTTCTGATAAAGCTTTTTCCAGGGACATTAAAGCATCTTCATAGTTTCCGCTCTCAAATTCAGCCCTTGCCTTATTTATAAATACCTTTGCTCTAAGACTGGAAAATTCATCATTTAATTCAACCTGTTCCAGGCATTGGTTATATGCCCTGACTGCTCCGTTATAATCCCTGTTCACTGCTCTTATATTGCCCAGGTTATTTAATGCACCTGCATTCATCAAGGGATGTTTTTCAGCTTTAGCCAGGTTCAAAGCATCCTTAATATATTTTATTGCCCCTTCAATATTGCCAAGTGATAGAAATTGATCCCCTAATGTATTATAAAACAATATTTTATCTGACAAATTCCCTGATTTCTCCACGACCGGCATAATATCATAAAGTGTTTTTAATGATTTTTTATGATGACCAAGCATATTGTATGCGCATGAAAGCAGTATGCTTTCAGCAATATCAATTCTGCTGCTTTTTTCCAGGTAATTTATCAGACCAGCAAAATCCCCTCTATCTATAAAATATAAACTATCCTTTGATAACTGGTAACTGACAACTGACAACTGGGAAGGCAGCCAGTCACTGAAAGTTAAAGGGATTCCATCACGTTCTTTTATGACAAATCTGCTTATATTTTCTGATGTTCTCTGCAAACAAGGGGTTTTTACCCACTGGCTGGCATCCATATAATGATCTGGCAGTACAAGCAGGCCGGCGCTTATATCTGTTTCAGGGGTATAAATCTTTATTATGCCGTCATTGCCTCTTTTTGATGATGCGTCTATCAGACTGTCATTTGATTTGATAAAATTTTCCGCGGTTATGAATATAGCTCCGCCATCTCCTTTATCTGCATTTGCCGTGATCCTGGCCTGGTTTAAAAACACTATTTCAGGGCCTGAGCCTGTTGTTTCATTTCCAATCCTGATATCTCCGCCTTTTTGTTCTCCTTTATTTACACTGGTAGTCATTTCAGAATTTATGACCAGGAGTGAATTTCCAGCATCAACCTGGAGCCTGCCGCCGCCTGAGCTTTCTGCGCTGGTTTTAATGGAAGAGTTTTCAGACAGTTTAACGGAATTTTCTGCATTAATGCTTATGTTTCCAGCATCTCCGCCATTGTTTTGAGCAGTGCCTGCAGACGACAGTGAGGATTTGCCTTCAAGGCTGAGGTTATCAGCATTAACATTAATATCTCCTGCCATGCCCTGTGCCTGGGATTCGGTTTTAATAAAAGAATTGTTTTTTAGAATAATACTGCTGCTGTCAACGCTTACATTTCCTGCACTGCCTTTACCTGTTGTAAAGGTATTTATGCTGGTTTCTGACAGGATAACTGATTCATAAGCCTTTATATTTACATTACCTGCCCTGCCTGTTGATTTATCCTTTGATTCGCTTTGGATTAAGGTATTGTCTTTTAATGTGATATTTCCGGCCTGCAAAAGGAGCCGGCCTGCATCAGCAGAGGCTTTTGAACCTATGGACCCTGCACGTATTATACTGTCTGAAATATCAATGGATTCTTTTGCACTGATAAGTAAATCACTGCCGTTTATACGTCCAAAGGTATCAGTGGAAAAAAGGGAATTATTTTTAATTTCAATACTGTCTGCCTGGATGTCAAATACTGATGCCTGTTCATTTTGAGCTAAATAGGGCATGTCTGCACGTATCTGGCTGTTATCTGAAACAAATCTGCCTGCCCGGATAAAAATACTGCCATAGCGTACATCAATTGTAGAGGGAATACCTTCAGGATTTCCAGTAATATTTATATCTCCAAGATTTGTAAATTCTGACACGTCAAGGCCCGAATCTTTAATTTTAACTTCTCCTTTTGAAGAAACCCCTGCCAGGTTTAAACGCCCCCCGTTAAGGGTTATAACAGTATTATTTTTTATGGAAATATCACCGCTGATTACAGAAAGGGTTTCATCAAGGGATTTTATATTGCAGCCGTCAAAGGCAGTTGGTTCAATTTTATTATCTAAAAAACCAAAGGCAGATGGGGGAGATACTGACAGAACTTCATTTTCCATGGGACTGGAATAAAAAATATCGTCTTTTCCCATTCTTAAATAGTCTGCTGTACTCACATGAAAAGAGCCTTCAAGATTAATGGATGCATCAGGCCCGAATACTACTCCTGCCGGGTTAAGAAAATATAGGTCTGCTCCAGGAATTAAGGAGCGCAGTAATCCGTCAATCATAGACGGGCTGCCGCCTGTTACACGGCTAATAATGTTTTGAACAGAACCAGGGCCTGTAAAAACTGCGGTTTCCTGGTTTCCAATATTAAATGTTTCAAAACTGTGAAAAAGGTTTGCCCCTGCCTGATGCCCGTATTCAGACCTGATTTCATAATCAGGGCCTTTTAAATTTATTTTTCCTGCAAGCCCTGCACTGCCGTCTGTAATAATTTCTGCATTAACAAGACCTGGATTAAACAAGCTTAAAAAACATAATAATATATATTTTAAAAAGAAATATTTCTTCATTTTATTTCAGGTGTATAATGATATACAGCACCTGCCTCGCCTGCAGCAAAAAGATCAAGACCTGCTCCAGGGAGACACCACAGATCATTAAAGTTAATATCTGAATCAATCTCCATGTCCTGCCATGAAGTTCCATTGTAATGAAGTATGGTTCCCCCTGAACCTGCAGC from the Desulfonema limicola genome contains:
- a CDS encoding response regulator; amino-acid sequence: METNKFVNRYHAVNKNKMILTGLVLAVLSWILASVLDFFLLKNVSFSQVIFNPGPEQIWIRLIVVCLFLIFGSHAQFIIDQRKQAEDALRESENKYKSIIEAIDDGYYEIDLDGNFTFFNDSMCRIMGYSREQMAGMNFEAFKKFYRPGRASNVFEWTFTKKDGTRIIFESSVSLIKNQEGRTIGFRGLLRDVTQHKKEQELEQAKLAAEVANKAKSEFLANMSHEIRTPLNSIIGLIELILETQLTSEQREDLDVVISAAYALLSVINDILDFSKIEAGKLELEYSLFNLRDFLGDSLRIMAAKSHDKGIELAYRVLPDVPDQLTGDPSRLRQVILNLVGNAVKFTDKGEIIVTVRCKEKNDSRACLHFSVHDTGIGIPKEKQDNIFSAFEQADSSISRKFGGTGLGLTISAQLVNLMQGNIQLESEPGRGSVFNFTAWFTVISDGDYAYELLSDIDVSKIKTLVVDDNESNRHIIQEMLESWKMEAHTVPGMIEAREAFAAAEKEKKPFILNIIDSEMPVYDGFLLAEWIRDHSKSQYDNIIMMLTSSKNRNQENLNKLNIKNSVTKPVRPSDLLDAVIKTLNLSKLSGESAQEITEKLPVQDSPLKILVAEDTLFNQKFIFRLLNHRGHQPVIVENGLQVLDILKQESFDLILMDVQMPEMDGFEATIAIREKEKETGLHIPIIAMTAHSMKGDRENCLQAGMDDYVSKPVSSEILFNTIHRLVPKAVVPKIKPEHPVFARSIDKENLMKAFDNDWEFFSECLDMFAEEYPKMLEILREFIEDKDCEGVRRTAHAIKGMMGNFQAYSVANTALTIEEMGRRHDLSQAKQVFDNLVTGIETIENILKNLSERD
- a CDS encoding CHASE2 domain-containing protein; this encodes MNKTISKKYDIIIVIFLFLTALPAEYFEIFSLIENQTIFFRHGIRSNIYNGKKMSFPYDKIVLVTIDEVFFNEYGKSPLRRGDLAKIIKNLGELGAKIVCVDLLLDLPDAYGEDYLLAKVMNKNNSILASQALFDHNNKFVKIIYPAPVLNDVCLSGYVNLISQSSMATFLDRLKIYPEISKLDNGWPIAVQIASVYLGVKPEFKNKNLILGDIFIPVDHNNDIYIDFSTIPRCYKFIHQFAGISAFEFIDIAQSRPGERKELEDWIKDKIVIIGETSATSRDWFDTPVGMIYGPEIIAESVNTLLKGGPLRPAPVFIEIILGFLLFLSLILCTSRMNTPKFQLISAFFVFSGFIFLCTFVYAYKGLVISMTYNLTAGFAGYFVLTISNHMKDKKISMEERKNKEMAEKKQEVAEAANNAKSAFLAHMSHEIRTPLNSILGFTEVLEGRITDTKNKQYLSAISAGGRSLLSLINDILDLSKIDADRFELEHSAVRLNRIIDDIKLMFQQKIKEKGLAFDIVIGNDVPSVLIIDEIRLRQILVNLIGNAVKFTESGYIKLSIDTYNPLNNKETPDLMISIRDTGIGIPEEQKESIFNAFVQQKGQSNSQYGGTGLGLAITKRLVEMMGGEIYVQSTVGTGSLFYIVLKNIEKASIADIQEEKLSILPENIKFEKASILIAEDVKINRELIKGFLETYNFQIFEAENGQQAVRLAKKHHPDLILMDIRMPVMDGYEAIKILKSDINLNHIPIIAVTASHIKNELNDIEKMCEAYLIKPVRKSHLVEALAKKLNHSVISDLSLNKEMVYSANPGQKSFSETNTIVKLKNLHKILDEQYIKKWQEISSVMFLDNIEEFGTIMQAMGKEYNYHPLLLWGKRLKKQAQMIDMDSLPKTLNYFPEIIKELKMVLLE
- a CDS encoding CHAT domain-containing protein; amino-acid sequence: MKKYFFLKYILLCFLSLFNPGLVNAEIITDGSAGLAGKINLKGPDYEIRSEYGHQAGANLFHSFETFNIGNQETAVFTGPGSVQNIISRVTGGSPSMIDGLLRSLIPGADLYFLNPAGVVFGPDASINLEGSFHVSTADYLRMGKDDIFYSSPMENEVLSVSPPSAFGFLDNKIEPTAFDGCNIKSLDETLSVISGDISIKNNTVITLNGGRLNLAGVSSKGEVKIKDSGLDVSEFTNLGDINITGNPEGIPSTIDVRYGSIFIRAGRFVSDNSQIRADMPYLAQNEQASVFDIQADSIEIKNNSLFSTDTFGRINGSDLLISAKESIDISDSIIRAGSIGSKASADAGRLLLQAGNITLKDNTLIQSESKDKSTGRAGNVNIKAYESVILSETSINTFTTGKGSAGNVSVDSSSIILKNNSFIKTESQAQGMAGDINVNADNLSLEGKSSLSSAGTAQNNGGDAGNISINAENSVKLSENSSIKTSAESSGGGRLQVDAGNSLLVINSEMTTSVNKGEQKGGDIRIGNETTGSGPEIVFLNQARITANADKGDGGAIFITAENFIKSNDSLIDASSKRGNDGIIKIYTPETDISAGLLVLPDHYMDASQWVKTPCLQRTSENISRFVIKERDGIPLTFSDWLPSQLSVVSYQLSKDSLYFIDRGDFAGLINYLEKSSRIDIAESILLSCAYNMLGHHKKSLKTLYDIMPVVEKSGNLSDKILFYNTLGDQFLSLGNIEGAIKYIKDALNLAKAEKHPLMNAGALNNLGNIRAVNRDYNGAVRAYNQCLEQVELNDEFSSLRAKVFINKARAEFESGNYEDALMSLEKALSEIRKTPENWHKASDMISLSRLGIQINYHLDKNHIAHDFAGSIENNLLDAVNTGENIQAHRIISYARGLLGQWFEKNQKYQQAVDMTRKAIFSAHQVYAPEILYQWQWQLGRLFAAAGSIDQAVKSYKNAVNTLNPIKLEYFNGSRAGTGSLFENMIRPVYIELSGLLMQEDSGLAAARDILDMLKTAELQDFYQDECLSDHEFNKNWFEGYMPPETALVYPILFSDHLSLLVTFSDCIKRFRVETASDHFDSTVRRFREQMENEQDFLDNAAQLYKWLIQPLEKELASYSVNTIIFAPDGVLRLIPFSTLYDGKHFLVEKYALGIVPAMNLTNLSQAEKVKYQVLINGLSEARHGFAPLEHVKNEVENIQKIIGGKVLLNKEFTTRNLISEFQNKSYNIVHLATHAVFGTNPQETFLLSYDDKLTINKLDMFVRSGQYKGVPLDLLTLSACETASGSERAAFGLAGAALKAGAKSTLATLWETGDKAAFLVVDEFYRQLAVPGTSKAKALQNAQKKIISHLQYKHPSYWASFLLIGNWL